CGCGGCAGGTAATATCTCGTGAGGTCTGCGCGTACGCAGCCTCAGGTCTCGTGCACCCCGGCGTCAAAGGCCGGCAGGCTGATCCTGAATTCTGTTCTGCCGGGCTCACTGTGCACGGCGATCTCCCCGTTGTGCCAATCCACGATCTTACGGACGATATCCAGCCCCAGTCCTGTTCCTTCGCCGACCGATTTCGTCGTGAAGAACGGATCGAAGATCTGATCTCTCACCTCCGGAGGGATCCCGGGGCCGTCGTCGATCATTCGCACGATCACCGCCGGCCCGTCATGGGATGCGGTCACGACGACATGTCCGTTGTCGGGCGCAGCATCGATCGCATTGTCCAGGAGGTTCATCCAGATCTGGTTGATCTCTGCGCTGAGGCCGTACGCGGAAGGGAGGTCCGGGCTGATATCGGGAGTGATCGCGATCGACCTGTGCTTTGCCTTCCCGCTGAGGAGCGCGATCGTATCCGTCAATCCCGCCGGGACATCCACCGGCCCCTGGACCGGTGCCTGATCCAGATGCGTGAACCCCCTGACCGCAGTGACGAGGGAATGTATACGACCGGCCGCCCGTTCGATATTGATCGCCAGTGCGCGTGCCTCGCAACCCGTAGTGATCCACCGCAGCGCAGGATCGAGTCCGGCATGCGGGAGCGCTGACGCCACGCGGTTCAGGGTGTCATCATCGATACCGAGCCGGGCTAATTCTCCCGCCACGCGTGCATCAGCACCATGCGTCTGCAGCCACGCGGCGATCTCCTCCTCCCGGTCTGACAGGGCGAGGCCCGAGGGCGTCCGGTTCCTTGCTCCATCGACGCAGAGCGCGTGAACGGCCTCGAGGTCATCGAGCTGCGCCGGAGTGAAGCCGGCCGATCCGCGTTTCCGCGCGGCTTCTTCCACCGCAAGCAGGGCACGCATCACGGCTTTTGCATCGCGCATGGCAGCCGAGGCCGGATTGTTCAGTTCGTGAGCGAGGCCTGCGGCGAGCTTGCCGAGAGACACCATCTTCTCATTGCGCAGATCTGCCGACGTGAACTTCCGGGCGCGGTCCAGCATTGCATGGACCAGGATCGAGGTCACTTCGTGGCATTCCCGGATGAGGGCGGGGAATGCGCGCTTGTGGATGGTCAATGATTCGACCGTTTCTTCGACATAGGTATTTCCCGGCGCAGTCACCAGGCGTGAATACGGGATCAGACCTGTGACGTCGCCACCGTGCCATTCCATGACCCGCCGATGTGCCGCTCCCATGGGGACGTAGATGGCCAGGCGGCCGGAGAGCACGATCTGCAGCAGTTCCACCATCTGGCCGGGTTCGAGAACGACCTCCCCCGCCGGGTAGTGCATGAGGGTGCCGTGGGTAGCCAGCCACGTGAGTTCCGTTCGCGGCGCTTTGCCGATCGTCCGGTGTGAGGCAAGGCGGTTGACGAGTTCTTCCGTATCCATGCGATCTCCTCTTCAGTGTCCCCCTTCGTCCTGCATGAATCCACTTCTCTCCGTATTTCTCAGGTAACATCCCAGCCCGTCTTTGGGTTTCCGTGTGCGGACCCCGCACAAGGGACATTTTTCAGGAACCTGAACAGGAGGAGAGATGTTGCCATCTGAATACGGGTGGGAAGGAGGGATAGGATTTGGCCAAGCCGGTTATCATGACCGTGGACG
This DNA window, taken from Ignavibacteriota bacterium, encodes the following:
- a CDS encoding GHKL domain-containing protein encodes the protein MDTEELVNRLASHRTIGKAPRTELTWLATHGTLMHYPAGEVVLEPGQMVELLQIVLSGRLAIYVPMGAAHRRVMEWHGGDVTGLIPYSRLVTAPGNTYVEETVESLTIHKRAFPALIRECHEVTSILVHAMLDRARKFTSADLRNEKMVSLGKLAAGLAHELNNPASAAMRDAKAVMRALLAVEEAARKRGSAGFTPAQLDDLEAVHALCVDGARNRTPSGLALSDREEEIAAWLQTHGADARVAGELARLGIDDDTLNRVASALPHAGLDPALRWITTGCEARALAINIERAAGRIHSLVTAVRGFTHLDQAPVQGPVDVPAGLTDTIALLSGKAKHRSIAITPDISPDLPSAYGLSAEINQIWMNLLDNAIDAAPDNGHVVVTASHDGPAVIVRMIDDGPGIPPEVRDQIFDPFFTTKSVGEGTGLGLDIVRKIVDWHNGEIAVHSEPGRTEFRISLPAFDAGVHET